From the Desulfovibrio sp. JY genome, one window contains:
- a CDS encoding TlpA family protein disulfide reductase yields the protein MRKRIVFFMLALLLATVSRGLAQDAGPIKGQGVLDAIVAAQGKVVVVDFFASWCRPCLMEIPDFIEARKHYPADKVVFIGISLDQDKGEYFRFVKQTPFNFPVHLADPDVLSTFGVKMIPKTLIYDGKGQQAVNHAGYMPGDMLRQSIETLLKKDIGS from the coding sequence TTGCGCAAACGCATAGTTTTTTTCATGCTGGCCTTGCTGCTTGCGACGGTATCACGCGGGCTGGCCCAGGATGCCGGCCCGATCAAGGGGCAGGGCGTGCTCGACGCCATTGTAGCCGCCCAGGGCAAGGTTGTGGTGGTGGACTTTTTCGCCTCCTGGTGCCGTCCCTGCCTGATGGAGATTCCGGACTTCATCGAGGCCCGCAAGCACTATCCGGCCGACAAGGTTGTTTTTATCGGCATCTCTCTCGACCAGGACAAGGGGGAGTATTTCCGCTTCGTCAAGCAGACGCCGTTCAATTTCCCGGTGCATCTGGCCGACCCGGACGTGCTGTCCACCTTCGGGGTCAAGATGATCCCCAAGACGCTCATTTACGACGGCAAGGGGCAACAGGCGGTCAACCATGCCGGGTACATGCCCGGCGACATGCTGCGGCAGTCCATAGAGACCCTGCTTAAAAAAGACATTGGTTCATGA
- a CDS encoding N-acetyltransferase, which produces MSNFFIRKARIQDVKQIHALLMHCAKKEFLLPRSFNQLYSHLRDFFVLAGHDIPGILGCCALSITWEDIAEIRSLAVSEEIQKHGWGGKLVEACLSDAVTLGIYKVFTLTYRPHFFERLGFAPAEKEQLPQKVWADCINCPKFPECDEHALIMEM; this is translated from the coding sequence ATGAGCAATTTTTTCATCCGCAAGGCGAGAATCCAGGACGTCAAGCAGATCCACGCGCTGCTGATGCACTGCGCCAAGAAGGAATTCCTGCTGCCGCGCTCGTTCAATCAGCTTTACAGCCATCTGCGCGACTTTTTCGTTCTGGCCGGCCACGACATTCCGGGCATCCTCGGCTGCTGCGCCCTGTCCATCACCTGGGAGGATATCGCCGAGATACGCTCCCTGGCCGTGAGCGAGGAAATCCAGAAGCATGGCTGGGGCGGCAAGCTGGTGGAGGCCTGCCTGTCCGACGCGGTCACGCTTGGCATTTACAAGGTTTTCACCCTGACCTATCGGCCGCATTTCTTCGAGCGCCTGGGATTTGCTCCGGCGGAGAAGGAACAGTTGCCCCAAAAGGTCTGGGCCGATTGCATCAACTGCCCGAAATTTCCCGAGTGCGACGAACACGCGCTGATCATGGAAATGTAG
- the hpt gene encoding hypoxanthine phosphoribosyltransferase — protein sequence MAETLREVFGEAAIAARVAELGREVSAHYAGKDVVMVGVLKGALPFMADLLRALDFCPVLDFIRVASYGSDTAPGQLRFLMDLQSDIAGRHVLLVEDIVDTGRSLSYLLDILSRRNPASIKICTFLDKAYRREVDVTADFVGFPAPPVYLVGYGMDIGERLRRLRGVYELIG from the coding sequence ATGGCGGAGACATTGCGCGAGGTGTTCGGCGAAGCGGCCATTGCGGCGCGGGTGGCCGAACTTGGTCGGGAGGTGTCGGCCCATTACGCCGGCAAGGACGTGGTCATGGTCGGCGTGCTCAAGGGCGCGCTGCCTTTCATGGCTGATCTGCTGCGGGCCCTGGATTTCTGCCCGGTGCTCGATTTCATTCGGGTGGCCAGCTACGGCTCGGACACCGCACCCGGGCAGCTGCGGTTTCTCATGGACCTGCAAAGCGACATCGCCGGCCGTCATGTCCTCCTGGTGGAGGATATCGTGGACACCGGCCGCAGCCTGTCCTATCTCTTGGACATCCTGTCGCGGCGCAATCCGGCCAGCATCAAGATATGCACCTTTCTGGACAAGGCCTATCGCCGCGAGGTGGACGTGACCGCGGATTTTGTGGGCTTCCCGGCGCCCCCTGTCTATCTTGTGGGCTACGGTATGGACATCGGGGAACGGTTGCGCCGACTGCGCGGTGTGTACGAGTTGATCGGGTAG
- a CDS encoding zinc-ribbon domain-containing protein yields MIVQCPNCQSKFNLPDDRLGPDGAKLRCGKCRQVFHVDPPAPAAPPVSEDLSDFDFPDDMAETPAAAAETEKSAAPGARADQAASDEAPPDLFHSESYEASAEEETPEEDLDTGPVKPGFSLDDVADIPLPGSTVSKDRRRRIGIILGAIVLVLAATLAAIYFLDLMPGAKSVKPGATPPAAEAPATPEKGATAEKAEKAAPEKPAAAEGEGAKKPEETAKVKDIMLQNVRQYYVSNEKAGQLFVIEGKAVNNFKTPKEMIKLEATLFDEKGGSLATQEELAGNTVSLFQLQVMTRDELKNALASQVGVLTNNTNIAPGGEAPFMIVFFDPPEAVKEFGVKVIDAKDPPRQ; encoded by the coding sequence ATGATAGTACAGTGCCCGAATTGCCAGTCCAAGTTCAATCTGCCCGATGACCGGCTTGGTCCGGACGGCGCCAAGCTGCGCTGCGGCAAATGCCGCCAGGTGTTCCATGTCGATCCTCCGGCTCCGGCCGCGCCGCCCGTTTCGGAGGACCTGTCGGATTTCGATTTTCCCGACGACATGGCCGAAACGCCGGCCGCCGCCGCCGAGACGGAGAAGTCCGCCGCGCCCGGAGCCCGGGCCGATCAGGCCGCTTCCGACGAAGCGCCGCCCGATCTCTTTCATTCCGAGTCCTATGAAGCCTCGGCCGAGGAAGAGACTCCCGAGGAAGATCTCGACACCGGCCCGGTCAAGCCGGGATTCAGCCTCGACGACGTTGCCGACATTCCGCTGCCCGGCAGCACGGTGTCAAAAGACCGACGCCGTCGCATCGGCATCATCCTCGGCGCCATCGTGCTGGTGCTCGCGGCCACGCTGGCCGCCATCTATTTCCTGGATCTGATGCCGGGGGCGAAGTCCGTCAAGCCGGGCGCGACGCCGCCGGCGGCCGAGGCCCCGGCCACGCCGGAAAAGGGCGCGACGGCCGAAAAGGCCGAGAAGGCCGCGCCGGAGAAGCCCGCTGCCGCCGAGGGGGAGGGCGCGAAAAAGCCCGAGGAGACGGCCAAGGTCAAGGACATCATGCTGCAAAACGTCCGCCAGTACTACGTGTCCAACGAGAAGGCGGGGCAGCTTTTCGTGATCGAGGGCAAGGCGGTCAACAATTTCAAGACGCCCAAGGAAATGATCAAGCTCGAGGCGACGCTCTTCGACGAGAAGGGCGGTTCCCTGGCCACCCAGGAAGAGCTGGCCGGCAACACGGTGTCGCTTTTCCAGCTGCAGGTCATGACCCGGGACGAGCTGAAAAACGCCCTGGCTTCCCAGGTCGGCGTGCTCACCAACAACACCAACATCGCCCCGGGCGGCGAAGCGCCTTTCATGATCGTCTTTTTCGATCCGCCCGAAGCGGTCAAGGAATTCGGCGTCAAGGTCATCGACGCCAAGGACCCGCCCCGCCAGTAG
- the radA gene encoding DNA repair protein RadA, with the protein MAAKAKKIFTCSACGGVSPTWRGQCPRCGAWNTLVEGVAGPGGSRALAAASATPVPLGSHPGEDFTPASTGIDGLDRVLGGGLTPGGAVLLGGEPGIGKSTLLLQLAGLAAAAGRRVVYVSGEESLPQLKARAERLGVLHDGLLAAATTDAGAVVDILGATPAPDLVILDSVQTMHVSGVEGAPGSVSQVRGVAASCVEAAKRGQACLMLVGHVTKDGQIAGPKLLEHMVDTVLYLEGERRHLFRILRVLKNRYGPTDELLVMEMRERGLSEVPDPSTFFLGDRDPAVSGSAVVMAVEGRRPFAVEVQALAAKSFLSMPRRAALGLDVGRLHLLLAVLEKRLRLNLGQVDLYAKIGGGLKIPDPGLDLGIAAAVLSSFYDRPLPAGAVFWGEVDLSGRIRPAAGHDTRLKQAERLGYGPILCPNAAGRGHKVETLPDLARLLFAKA; encoded by the coding sequence ATGGCGGCCAAGGCCAAGAAGATTTTCACCTGTTCGGCCTGCGGCGGGGTGTCCCCCACCTGGCGGGGGCAGTGTCCCCGCTGCGGGGCCTGGAACACCCTCGTCGAAGGCGTGGCCGGTCCGGGCGGTTCCCGGGCGCTGGCCGCGGCGTCCGCCACGCCCGTGCCGCTCGGCAGCCATCCGGGCGAGGATTTCACCCCCGCATCGACCGGCATCGACGGCCTGGACCGGGTGCTCGGCGGCGGGCTGACCCCGGGCGGGGCCGTGCTGCTGGGCGGCGAACCGGGCATCGGCAAGTCCACGCTGCTGCTGCAATTGGCCGGCCTTGCCGCTGCCGCCGGCCGGCGCGTGGTGTACGTTTCGGGCGAGGAATCCCTGCCGCAGCTGAAGGCCCGGGCCGAACGCCTGGGTGTGCTGCACGACGGGCTGCTCGCCGCCGCCACCACCGATGCCGGCGCGGTGGTCGATATTCTCGGCGCGACGCCGGCCCCTGACCTCGTCATCCTCGATTCCGTCCAGACCATGCATGTTTCCGGTGTGGAAGGCGCTCCCGGCTCCGTTTCCCAGGTGCGCGGCGTGGCGGCCTCCTGCGTGGAGGCGGCCAAGCGCGGCCAGGCCTGCCTCATGCTCGTCGGCCACGTGACCAAGGACGGCCAGATTGCCGGGCCCAAGCTCCTGGAGCACATGGTCGACACCGTGCTCTACCTCGAAGGCGAGCGCCGACATCTTTTCCGCATCCTGCGCGTGCTCAAAAACCGCTACGGCCCCACCGACGAACTGCTGGTCATGGAAATGCGCGAGCGGGGGCTTTCGGAAGTTCCCGATCCGTCCACGTTTTTCCTGGGCGACCGCGATCCGGCCGTGTCCGGCTCGGCCGTGGTCATGGCTGTGGAAGGCCGCCGGCCCTTTGCCGTGGAGGTCCAGGCGCTGGCCGCCAAATCCTTTTTGTCCATGCCCCGCCGGGCGGCGCTGGGGCTCGACGTCGGCCGGCTGCACCTGCTTTTGGCGGTTCTGGAAAAGCGTCTGCGCTTAAACCTCGGCCAGGTGGACCTCTACGCCAAGATCGGGGGCGGGCTCAAAATCCCCGACCCGGGACTGGATCTCGGCATCGCCGCCGCCGTGCTGTCCTCGTTTTACGACCGGCCGCTGCCGGCCGGGGCGGTCTTTTGGGGCGAGGTGGACCTGTCGGGGCGCATCCGGCCCGCGGCCGGCCATGACACGCGCCTCAAGCAGGCCGAGCGCCTGGGCTACGGCCCCATCCTGTGCCCCAACGCCGCCGGGCGCGGGCACAAGGTCGAAACCCTGCCCGATCTGGCGCGCCTGCTTTTCGCCAAAGCGTGA
- the treZ gene encoding malto-oligosyltrehalose trehalohydrolase, which yields MQRIFSGSLPVGPQKTGSASWRFTVWAPKRKKLALILPDTAQSFPMEPLPGGYFTVETDGLVSGTRYLFELDGEVRRADPASPHQPDDVHGPSALVDTGAFAWTDAGFAPPAPEARITYEIHVGTFTPEGTFDAAITRLPHLGELGVTCLELMPVAQFPGARNWGYDGVYPYAPSAAYGGPAGLARLVDACHAAGIAVILDVVYNHLGPEGNYLRDFGPYFTDRYHTPWGEAVNFDGPGSGPVRDFFIGNALYWLREYHIDGLRLDAVHAIYDQSPIHVAAELAARVETWVAGAGRRVFVVAETYCNDPAVITEEAAGGMGLDGVWNDDFHHAVHALLTGEKRGYYADYGSRDDLIAAVTEGFVYAGRHSPFFNHRRGGDAAHLPADRFVNCIQNHDQVGNRAMGERLIDLVGPEAARLAAALLILSPGSPLLFMGEEWGEARPFLYFISHLDAGLVDAVRKGRKREFASFRWRGEPPDPFAQATFEASRPDWAKLASPDHAAMFAWYRELLHLRAASPALSDTRRRLTRVWPLDAYRALAMERRGGDGRYLCLFNAAKRPSRVKVGTAGRPGDYVRLLDAAEVRFGGWGAMTPERLSTSFFSLPAHCACVYRFSENMPT from the coding sequence ATGCAGCGAATCTTCTCCGGGTCGTTGCCGGTCGGCCCGCAAAAAACCGGCTCCGCTTCCTGGCGCTTCACCGTCTGGGCGCCCAAACGCAAAAAACTTGCCCTGATCCTGCCCGATACGGCGCAATCCTTCCCAATGGAGCCGCTCCCCGGCGGCTACTTCACGGTCGAAACGGACGGTCTCGTTTCGGGCACACGCTACCTTTTCGAGCTTGATGGGGAGGTTCGTCGGGCCGATCCCGCCTCGCCCCACCAGCCGGACGATGTCCACGGCCCCTCGGCCCTGGTCGATACCGGCGCGTTCGCCTGGACCGACGCCGGCTTTGCTCCGCCAGCGCCCGAGGCGCGCATCACCTACGAAATCCATGTCGGCACCTTCACCCCGGAAGGCACGTTCGACGCGGCCATAACGCGCCTGCCGCACCTGGGCGAGCTTGGCGTCACCTGCCTGGAGCTCATGCCCGTGGCCCAGTTTCCGGGCGCTCGCAACTGGGGGTACGACGGCGTCTATCCCTACGCCCCGTCCGCGGCCTACGGCGGTCCGGCCGGACTCGCCCGGCTCGTCGACGCCTGCCACGCCGCCGGGATCGCCGTTATTCTCGACGTCGTCTACAACCACCTTGGCCCCGAGGGGAATTACCTGCGCGATTTCGGACCCTATTTCACCGACCGCTACCACACGCCCTGGGGCGAGGCCGTCAACTTCGACGGTCCGGGCAGCGGCCCGGTGCGGGACTTTTTCATCGGCAACGCGCTCTACTGGCTGCGGGAGTACCATATCGACGGCCTGCGCCTCGACGCGGTGCACGCCATCTACGATCAGAGCCCGATCCACGTGGCGGCCGAACTGGCCGCCCGGGTGGAGACCTGGGTGGCCGGCGCGGGAAGGCGCGTCTTCGTCGTGGCCGAGACGTATTGCAACGATCCGGCCGTCATTACCGAGGAAGCCGCCGGCGGCATGGGGCTCGATGGCGTCTGGAACGACGATTTCCACCACGCCGTCCATGCGCTGCTCACCGGCGAAAAGCGCGGCTACTACGCCGATTACGGCAGCCGCGACGACCTGATTGCGGCCGTGACCGAAGGGTTTGTCTACGCCGGCCGCCATTCCCCGTTTTTTAACCATCGCCGGGGTGGCGACGCCGCGCATCTCCCGGCCGACCGCTTCGTCAACTGCATCCAGAACCACGACCAGGTCGGCAACCGGGCCATGGGCGAGCGGCTGATTGACCTGGTCGGTCCCGAAGCGGCCAGGCTGGCCGCCGCGCTGCTTATTTTGTCCCCGGGCTCGCCGTTGCTCTTTATGGGCGAGGAGTGGGGTGAGGCACGGCCATTTCTCTATTTTATCAGCCATCTGGACGCCGGCCTCGTCGATGCGGTGCGCAAGGGACGAAAGCGCGAGTTCGCCTCGTTTCGCTGGCGCGGCGAGCCGCCGGACCCCTTTGCCCAGGCGACCTTCGAGGCCAGCCGTCCGGATTGGGCCAAGCTCGCCTCGCCCGACCACGCCGCCATGTTCGCCTGGTACCGGGAGTTGTTGCACCTTCGCGCCGCAAGCCCGGCCCTGTCCGACACGCGCCGCCGCCTGACCCGGGTCTGGCCCCTGGACGCCTACCGCGCCCTGGCCATGGAGCGCCGGGGTGGCGACGGCCGCTACCTGTGCCTCTTCAATGCAGCCAAGCGTCCGTCCCGGGTCAAAGTCGGCACGGCCGGCCGGCCCGGCGACTACGTCCGGCTCCTGGACGCCGCCGAGGTCCGTTTCGGCGGCTGGGGCGCCATGACGCCAGAGCGTCTGTCCACGAGCTTCTTTTCCCTGCCGGCGCATTGCGCCTGCGTCTACAGATTTTCGGAGAACATGCCCACATGA
- a CDS encoding DUF3536 domain-containing protein, with the protein MSRYICIHGHFYQPPRENPWLEEVEVQDSAHPYHDWNERITAECYGPNAASRILDGEGRIIDIINNYSKISFNFGPTLLSWMQRHHPKLHQAIVDADKLSMERFDGHGSAMAQAFSHMIMPLAARRDKITQVRWGIADFRSRFGRDPEGMWLPETAVDLETLTILADAGIRFTILAPRQAARVRPLGGGAWQDVSDSRVDPTTPYVVKLPRGKSINVFFYDGPISQDLAFGDMLATGEAFHSRLMAAFTDAGRDWPQLVHIATDGETYGHHHSSGEMALTYCLSLIESDPSVELINYAAYLDRHPPRFEAAIFENSSWSCIHGVERWRADCGCNSGMHGGWNQKWRAPLREAMNWLRDKCVEIHERLAPAYFKGIWKARDAYIEVMLDRSPERVSAFLAAHSRKRLSPQNMVTALKLMELQRYAMLIFTSCGWFFDEISGIETVQILQYAARAIQLALELDGVSLESAFTEKLRQAPSNVLQSGLAAYEKYAKPAAVTLPRVGAHYAIASLFEGYPEHYAFGCYTVRGTISLRERAGRSRLVTGRASIASVVTLEHLDVQFAVIHAGDHNLTCGIAALGDPEAMRGMESALRQAFERGDLPETIRTLDAHFGQNIYSIWHLFRDEQRKVVAEVLSPAYQEAEATYRKVFENNYPVLRFLQWLSVPPPRHFLDAAAFVVETDLKRMLGGEAMNLDRLDDRIKEARGFGLTLDYDALGLLAAQWVNRRLAAFGETPRDILALDNVKEALARLGDLPMGLNLWKAQNIIFELSRSHYPDKAGAAAGGDRTADRWRAAFEAVADALHVRVPA; encoded by the coding sequence ATGAGCCGCTACATTTGCATTCACGGCCATTTTTACCAGCCGCCCCGGGAAAATCCCTGGCTGGAGGAAGTCGAGGTCCAGGACTCGGCCCATCCGTATCACGACTGGAACGAGCGCATCACGGCCGAGTGCTACGGACCCAACGCCGCCTCCCGCATCCTGGACGGGGAAGGGCGCATCATCGACATCATCAACAACTATTCCAAGATCAGCTTCAACTTCGGCCCCACCTTGCTCTCCTGGATGCAACGCCACCATCCCAAACTCCATCAGGCCATCGTGGACGCGGACAAATTGTCCATGGAGCGCTTCGACGGCCACGGCTCGGCCATGGCCCAGGCCTTTTCCCACATGATCATGCCGCTGGCTGCCCGGCGCGACAAGATCACCCAGGTCCGCTGGGGCATTGCCGATTTCCGCTCCCGCTTTGGCCGCGACCCCGAGGGCATGTGGCTGCCGGAAACGGCCGTGGACCTGGAGACCCTGACCATCTTGGCCGACGCCGGCATCCGCTTCACCATCCTGGCCCCCAGGCAGGCGGCCAGGGTGCGGCCGCTTGGCGGCGGGGCGTGGCAGGACGTTTCCGACAGCCGGGTGGACCCGACCACGCCGTATGTCGTGAAGCTCCCCCGGGGGAAATCCATCAACGTCTTTTTCTACGACGGCCCCATCTCCCAGGATCTGGCCTTCGGCGACATGCTGGCCACGGGCGAGGCCTTCCATTCTCGGCTCATGGCCGCGTTTACCGACGCCGGCCGCGACTGGCCGCAGCTCGTGCACATCGCCACCGACGGCGAGACCTACGGCCACCACCACAGTTCCGGCGAGATGGCGCTGACCTATTGCCTGTCGCTGATCGAATCCGATCCCTCGGTGGAACTCATAAATTACGCCGCCTATCTCGACCGCCATCCGCCCCGGTTCGAGGCCGCGATTTTCGAGAATTCCTCCTGGAGCTGCATCCACGGCGTGGAGCGCTGGCGCGCCGACTGCGGCTGCAATTCCGGCATGCACGGCGGCTGGAACCAGAAGTGGCGCGCGCCGCTTCGGGAGGCCATGAACTGGCTGCGCGACAAGTGCGTCGAGATTCACGAACGCCTGGCCCCGGCCTATTTCAAGGGCATCTGGAAGGCCCGCGACGCCTACATCGAGGTCATGCTCGACCGTTCCCCCGAGCGGGTGTCCGCCTTTCTCGCCGCCCACTCCAGAAAGCGTCTTTCGCCGCAAAACATGGTCACGGCGCTCAAGCTTATGGAGCTCCAGCGCTACGCCATGCTCATTTTCACCAGCTGCGGCTGGTTCTTCGACGAGATCTCCGGCATCGAGACGGTGCAGATCCTGCAATACGCCGCCCGGGCCATCCAGCTCGCTTTGGAGCTCGACGGCGTCTCCCTGGAAAGCGCGTTTACCGAAAAGTTGCGCCAGGCCCCGAGCAACGTGCTGCAAAGCGGGCTTGCGGCCTACGAGAAGTACGCCAAGCCGGCCGCCGTGACCCTGCCCCGGGTCGGCGCGCACTACGCCATCGCCTCGCTTTTCGAGGGCTATCCCGAGCACTACGCTTTCGGTTGCTACACGGTACGGGGCACCATCTCGCTTCGCGAACGGGCTGGCCGGTCGCGGCTGGTGACGGGCCGGGCGTCGATCGCCTCGGTGGTCACCCTGGAGCACCTCGACGTGCAGTTCGCCGTCATCCATGCCGGCGACCACAACCTGACCTGCGGCATCGCCGCCTTGGGCGACCCCGAGGCCATGCGCGGCATGGAGAGCGCCTTGCGTCAGGCCTTCGAGCGCGGCGACCTGCCCGAGACCATCCGCACCCTCGACGCCCACTTCGGGCAAAACATCTATTCCATCTGGCACCTGTTTCGCGACGAGCAGCGCAAGGTGGTGGCCGAGGTGCTTTCCCCGGCCTACCAGGAGGCCGAAGCCACCTATCGCAAGGTTTTCGAGAACAACTACCCCGTGCTGCGTTTTCTCCAATGGCTGTCCGTGCCGCCGCCGCGCCATTTCCTGGACGCCGCCGCCTTTGTCGTGGAAACCGACCTCAAGCGGATGCTCGGTGGCGAGGCGATGAACCTCGACCGCCTGGACGACCGCATCAAGGAGGCCAGGGGCTTCGGGCTGACCCTTGACTACGACGCCTTGGGACTTCTGGCCGCCCAGTGGGTCAACCGGCGGCTGGCGGCCTTTGGCGAGACGCCCCGGGACATCCTGGCCCTCGACAACGTCAAGGAGGCCCTGGCGCGCCTTGGCGACCTGCCCATGGGGCTGAACCTGTGGAAGGCTCAGAACATCATTTTCGAACTTTCGCGCAGCCACTACCCGGACAAGGCCGGCGCCGCCGCCGGGGGCGACAGGACCGCCGATCGCTGGCGGGCGGCGTTCGAGGCCGTGGCCGACGCGTTGCATGTGAGGGTGCCGGCATGA